The following coding sequences are from one Triticum dicoccoides isolate Atlit2015 ecotype Zavitan chromosome 4A, WEW_v2.0, whole genome shotgun sequence window:
- the LOC119289192 gene encoding transcription factor TB1-like: protein MFPFYDSPSPMDLPLYQQLQISPPSPKAPDHQSLLYYHSSPAFAADAFHHSYLCAGAATPPAAEIDNQPPPELLLMDQAPAPRADGVGTAQGLHGGGGLDSAAAAAARKDRHSKICTAGGMRDRRMRLSLDVARKFFALQDMLGFDKASKTVQWLLNTSKGAIREVMTDEASSDCEEDGSSSLSVVDGKHKPPGTEAGGGDHGEGKKPMPRAARRAPANPKPQRKLASAHPIPDKESRTKARERARERTREKNRMRWVTLASTINIEPAATGMAAARADELITRPHNFINRSSSMNTASAELEEGCSSSMPSEAIVAGFGNGGYGSSGNYYQYQLEQQWELAGVVFPNSQPY from the coding sequence ATGTTTCCTTTCTATGATTCCCCGAGCCCCATGGACTTACCCCTTTACCAACAGCTGCAGATCAGCCCTCCCTCGCCAAAGGCGCCGGATCACCAATCCTTGCTCTACTACCATTCCTCCCCTGCAttcgccgccgacgccttccaccACAGCTACCTCTGTGCCGGCGCCGCGACGCCGCCCGCGGCCGAGATCGACAACCAGCCGCCACCGGAGCTGCTGCTGATGGATCAGGCGCCAGCGCCAAGGGCAGACGGTGTTGGAACCGCACAAGGCCTGCACGGCGGTGGAGGCCTCGACAGCGCGGCGGCCGCCGCGGCCAGGAAAGACCGGCACAGCAAGATATGCACCGCCGGCGGGATGAGGGACCGGCGGATGCGGCTGTCCCTCGACGTCGCCCGCAAGTTCTTCGCGCTCCAGGACATGCTCGGCTTCGACAAGGCCAGCAAGACGGTGCAATGGCTCCTCAATACGTCAAAGGGCGCCATCAGGGAGGTCATGACTGACGAGGCGTCCTCCGACTGCGAGGAGGACGGCTCCAGCAGCCTCTCCGTCGTCGACGGCAAGCACAAGCCGCCAGGGACGGAGGCTGGAGGTGGTGATCACGGCGAGGGGAAGAAGCCGATGCCAAGGGCAGCTAGAAGAGCACCCGCCAATCCAAAGCCGCAAAGGAAATTGGCCAGTGCGCACCCGATCCCCGACAAGGAGTCGAGGACGAAGGCGCGGGAGAGGGCCAGGGAGCGGACGCGGGAAAAGAACCGGATGCGATGGGTTACGCTCGCGTCTACGATTAACATCGAGCCGGCAGCCACCGgcatggcggcggcgagggcggatGAGTTGATCACGAGGCCGCACAATTTTATCAATCGCTCCTCGTCCATGAACACAGCAAGCGCTGAATTGGAGGAGGGGTGCTCGTCGTCCATGCCGAGCGAAGCtatcgtggctggcttcggcaatgGAGGGTACGGAAGCAGCGGCAACTACTACCAGTATCAGCTGGAGCAGCAATGGGAGCTCGCTGGAGTGGTGTTTCCCAACTCGCAGCCCTACTGA